A region of the Candidatus Korarchaeota archaeon NZ13-K genome:
CAAGGGAAAGGAGACGGCCTATGGATCACAGGGAAGGAATGATTTCGGTGATTACGGGTACGGCGGTCCTTGCCCGCCGAAGGGGAAGCCCCACAGGTACTTCTTCAAGCTCTACGCACTCAACACCACCTTGGAGCTGGCTCCTGGGGCGAGAAAGGGTGACGTTGAGAGGGCCATGAGGAATCACGTGATAGGGGAGGCTCAGCTTATGGGCATCTACGGGAGAGGATAACCCCTTCCCTTTTTTAGAGCCTTCTTATGATCTCCTCTGCCACACCATCAGTGGTGCACTCACCCCCAAGATCCGGGGTCAGGCAGGTCCTGTCCCTCATCAGGGAGTCTATCGCCTCCCTAATCCTAGCTCCCTTCCCCCTAGCCACCTTCCCCCTTTCCGCCAGCCAGTCCAGCATCATGGAAACCGAAACCAGCGTTCCTATGGGGTTGGCCACCCCCCTGCCTGCTATGTCCTCGGCCGTCCCATGGATCGGCTCGAATGCGGCGAAATCATCCCCTATCTGAGCTGATCCGCAGAGCCCTATGCTTCCCACGATGCCGGCCGCCACGTCGGAGAGTATATCGCCATATAGATTGGGCGTTACCATCACGTCGAACGCGTCATCCAGCTTCACGAGCTTATAGCCTGCCGCGTCCACTATCTCATCATCCGCCCTCAGGTTGAACCTAGAGGCGATCCTGTAGAAGGAGTCCAGGAAGAGGCCATCCGTCTTCTTCAGTATGTTCTTCTTGTGAATCGCCGTTACCCTCTTCCTCCCCTCGCGCTCAGCCAATCTGAAGGCGAACTCCGATATCCTCTCCGCCCCCCTCCTTGTTATCACTCTCATCGCTATTGACCGCTCCTCATCATCGACCTCCCAGCCATAGTAAAGACATTCCAAGTTCTCCCTCACGATGACAGTATCCATCCTCCTCAATGAGATTCCCTCATACCCCTTAAACGGTCTCACGTTCGCGAAGAGTCCGAAGGACCTCCTTATGAGGGTGTTCACGCTGGGGTAGCTGGGTCCCCTCGTCGGGGTCGCCACGGGACCCTTCAGGAGGGCGTCGCACTCCCTTATCCTCTCCAGCCCCCCCTCCTCGATGGGCCTTCCGGACTCCATGAAGAAGGACCTGCCGGCCCTGATTCTCACGAGCTCGACTTCCAAGTACCTCTCTAGTAGGGATACGGCCGCTCTCACGACCTCCGGCCCCACACCGTCTCCCTCGATCACGGCCACCTTCAGCATGCGATCACCCCCACGGGAGCCTTCCCCTCCTCCTGAAGTACTCCTCAACGCCTCCCTCCTCAAGGATCTCCAAGATCTCCCTAGGAAAGGGCTTGAATCTGAAGGTTGATCCCCTCGTCCTGTTCTCGATCACCCCTCCCTCCAAGTCCACATCTATCAGATCCCACTGATCCGCCTCGACCTCCGCCTCTATCGCCGGGAGGCCGACGTTTACGGCGTTCCTGTAGAATATCCTGGCGAAGCTTGAGGCTACCACGGCACCCACACCGACCATCCTCAGCAGCCTGGCCGCATGCTCCCTACTGGAGCCGTAACCGAAGTTCCTCCCGGCCACTATTATGTCTCCGGGTCTCACAAGCTCGGGGAAGTCCGGTATGAGGTCGTGGAACACGTACCTCCTCATCTCCTCCAGGCTGGCCACCGAGTACTTCAGCCTCCCCGGGATTATGTGATCGGTCGTGACGTCGTCCCCGAGCCTCCAAGCTCTACCGCATATCCTCATCCTAGGAACCTCCCTGGATCCGTCAGCTTGCCGGCTGCCGCTGAGGCGGCCGCGGTCAGGGGGGATGCTAGGTATACCCTGCTGTCGGGGGAGCCCATCCTCCCGGGGAAGTTCCTCGTGGATGTCGAGACCACGACCTCGCCTGGTCCCGCCAGACCCATGTGAGCCCCTATGCAGGGGCCGCACGTTGGGGGGCCTATGAGGCAACCGAACTCCAGCAGAACCTTGATCAGACCGGAGTCTATGAGCCTCATGTAGACCTCCTTTGATGCTGGAATTGCTACGCATCTCGTGCTCTCCTTCCTCCTCCTTCCCCTCATTATCCTCGCCGCTCCCATGAAATCCTCGAACCTCCCCCCGGAGCAGGATCCCATGAAGACGAGCTGAACGTCCTCCCCCTCCACCTCCTCCACGGGAACGACCTCGTCGACTTTTCCGGGGAGGGAAACGTTCGGCTTTATCTCCTCGGCTGAGAATGTATGAATTGATGAGTAATCGGCCTCATTATCCGGGCCTATCTCCCTCACCTCTCCCGAAACCCTCTCCTTGAGCCACGCTATCGTCTTTGCGTCCGCGGGTATCAGACCGGCCTTAGCCCCCATCTCCACGCTCATGTTGGCCAGCACCATCCTTGAATCAACGCTCATCGATTCGACTGTCGATCCCAAGAACTCAACAGCCTTGTAATTGGCCCCATCGCTCCCCAGCTCCCCTATGATCTCCAATATGACGTCCTTGGCGGTCACATAGCTCTTCAACTCTCCCTCTATCCTCAAGGCTATCGTCTCGGGAACCCTCAGCCATATCTTCCCAGTCATCATGGCTATCGCGGCATCTGTGCTCCCGACACCCGTTGCTAAGGCGCCCAGCGCTCCCAATGTCACGGTGTGGCTGTCCGCCCCTATCACCACGTCCCAGGGCCTGACCATGCCCCTCTCCGGTATGACCTGATGACATATGCCCTCGCCCGCGTCGAGGAGCTCCACTCCCCACCTGGAGGCGAATTCCCTCATCCTGATCTGCGAAGACGCGGATTCCACGTTTGGGGGCGGTGACGCATGATCTATAGTGAAAACTACCCTTCCCTTCATCTCCCTGAGGCCCAGGTTCTCCATCACCTCTATGGCTAGAGGTGCCGTGCCGTCATGAGCGTAGACCAGATCCACCGGAACGACCACGTGCTCTCCCGGGCTCACGAACCTGCCGATTTTCGAGGATATTATCTTCTCAACCATCGTCATCGCCATTGCTCACTCACCACCGAGAGCTCCGGGAAGTACTTCCTTACTATCGCCATGACCTCCTCCTCTTTGAGGGGTTCCGTCCTTCCGCTCTCAAATACTTTCATCATCTCATCGTAGGCCAGCTCCAACCTGGGATCCTCCTTCAGCTCCTCCCAGTTCTTAAGATTGAGTCTCTTGGCGAGCCAGTATATCAGGCCGGACCTGCCGGAGTATGGGGACACCTCGATGCCGTAGGATCTCCCCACTATCCCCGGATCGAAGGGCAGGTATATGGATGGACTCTTCAGCAGCCCATCTATGTGGATCCCAGCCTTAGTTTTGAAGGCGTTCTCCCCGAGTATGGGGAAGAACTTAGGTACGTTGAATCCCATATCATTGAAGAGATCCGCTATCTTTCCCAAGGCTCTAAGGTTCATCCCACCATCCCCCAAGATCTGGGAACGCAGTATGACCATGGCCTCCAGGGGGCAGTTCCCGGCCCTCTCACCTATGCCCATGAGCGTGCAGTTGGATATGGAGGCACCGTAAAGCCAGGCAGCTAGATGGTTCGCTACAACCATGTGGAAGTCGTTGTGACCGTGAAACTCAAGCTGTCCGCTCTTCAAACCGAGCTCATCCACAAGGGTCCTCACTAGCTTTGGGACGCTCCTGGGGAGGGGTAGATCCGGGAAGGGAAGGGCTAGCCCGAGCGTATCGGAGAGCTTGAATCCCACATCAATCCCCTCAATCTCAGAGAGTCTCAAGACATCATCTACAAACGGTAGAACGAAACCATATATGTCTGATCTCGTTATGTCCTCCATGGCGA
Encoded here:
- a CDS encoding 2-isopropylmalate synthase, which codes for MRWYEWFFPELGIPRLARRIPSHELVITDTTLRDGQQGSRPFTEEECMRIYSLLSELDNGSGVLREIELFPYTAKDRRIIRTLRDMGTTPKPIGWIRASMEDLRLVKESGLDATVILTSVSDYHIHHKLRMDRERAREKFISVIREALRMGLRIKVAMEDITRSDIYGFVLPFVDDVLRLSEIEGIDVGFKLSDTLGLALPFPDLPLPRSVPKLVRTLVDELGLKSGQLEFHGHNDFHMVVANHLAAWLYGASISNCTLMGIGERAGNCPLEAMVILRSQILGDGGMNLRALGKIADLFNDMGFNVPKFFPILGENAFKTKAGIHIDGLLKSPSIYLPFDPGIVGRSYGIEVSPYSGRSGLIYWLAKRLNLKNWEELKEDPRLELAYDEMMKVFESGRTEPLKEEEVMAIVRKYFPELSVVSEQWR
- a CDS encoding 3-isopropylmalate dehydratase produces the protein MRICGRAWRLGDDVTTDHIIPGRLKYSVASLEEMRRYVFHDLIPDFPELVRPGDIIVAGRNFGYGSSREHAARLLRMVGVGAVVASSFARIFYRNAVNVGLPAIEAEVEADQWDLIDVDLEGGVIENRTRGSTFRFKPFPREILEILEEGGVEEYFRRRGRLPWG
- a CDS encoding homoaconitate hydratase family protein, which produces MTMVEKIISSKIGRFVSPGEHVVVPVDLVYAHDGTAPLAIEVMENLGLREMKGRVVFTIDHASPPPNVESASSQIRMREFASRWGVELLDAGEGICHQVIPERGMVRPWDVVIGADSHTVTLGALGALATGVGSTDAAIAMMTGKIWLRVPETIALRIEGELKSYVTAKDVILEIIGELGSDGANYKAVEFLGSTVESMSVDSRMVLANMSVEMGAKAGLIPADAKTIAWLKERVSGEVREIGPDNEADYSSIHTFSAEEIKPNVSLPGKVDEVVPVEEVEGEDVQLVFMGSCSGGRFEDFMGAARIMRGRRRKESTRCVAIPASKEVYMRLIDSGLIKVLLEFGCLIGPPTCGPCIGAHMGLAGPGEVVVSTSTRNFPGRMGSPDSRVYLASPLTAAASAAAGKLTDPGRFLG
- a CDS encoding isocitrate/isopropylmalate dehydrogenase family protein produces the protein MKVAVIEGDGVGPEVVRAAVSLLERYLEVELVRIRAGRSFFMESGRPIEEGGLERIRECDALLKGPVATPTRGPSYPSVNTLIRRSFGLFANVRPFKGYEGISLRRMDTVIVRENLECLYYGWEVDDEERSIAMRVITRRGAERISEFAFRLAEREGRKRVTAIHKKNILKKTDGLFLDSFYRIASRFNLRADDEIVDAAGYKLVKLDDAFDVMVTPNLYGDILSDVAAGIVGSIGLCGSAQIGDDFAAFEPIHGTAEDIAGRGVANPIGTLVSVSMMLDWLAERGKVARGKGARIREAIDSLMRDRTCLTPDLGGECTTDGVAEEIIRRL